In Massilia violaceinigra, one DNA window encodes the following:
- a CDS encoding CBS domain-containing protein has protein sequence MQTIQNVMTRDVQRVSPEDSVHRAAQIMKEFNIGSVPVVDGEKLVGMITDRDITVRSTAAGKAPESHRVGDVMSTEVRTCYATQSVDEVLTQMGDVQIRRVPVVDQQSHSLVGIVSLGDMATKQTNGVGEALQEISSPTDGAAKAN, from the coding sequence ATGCAAACCATTCAAAATGTCATGACCCGCGATGTTCAACGCGTTTCGCCGGAAGACAGCGTTCACCGCGCCGCACAGATCATGAAAGAATTCAATATCGGCTCCGTTCCTGTAGTTGATGGCGAGAAACTGGTCGGCATGATCACCGACCGCGACATCACCGTGCGCTCCACCGCCGCCGGCAAGGCGCCGGAAAGCCACCGCGTCGGCGACGTGATGAGCACCGAAGTGCGTACCTGCTACGCGACCCAGTCGGTCGATGAAGTACTGACCCAGATGGGCGACGTGCAGATCCGCCGCGTGCCGGTCGTTGACCAGCAATCGCATTCGCTGGTCGGCATCGTGTCGCTGGGCGACATGGCGACCAAGCAAACCAACGGCGTCGGCGAAGCATTGCAAGAAATTTCGTCGCCAACTGATGGTGCCGCAAAAGCAAACTAA